Proteins encoded together in one Shewanella acanthi window:
- a CDS encoding arylsulfatase, with protein MSTDKYLRPNQFALNACTLALGMASTSVFAADKPNILVIFGDDVGYWNLSSYNQGMMAYSTPNIDTIAAEGAKFTNFYAQQSSTAGRSAFITGQMPKRTGLTKVGMPGAKEGINDKDPTIATILKELGYATGQFGKNHLGDRDEHLPTNHGFDEFFGNLYHLNAEEEPEHVDYPKDPAFRKRFGPRGVIHSYADGKIEDTGALTRKRMETVDGEFLDAAEGFIEKQVKAKKPFFTWFNTTRMHNMTHVPPEYLGKTGAGFYADGVKQHDDQIGHLLKKIKELGIADNTIILYTTDNGPMINTWPDAGMTPFRSEKNTGWEGGFRVPALIKWPGHIQPNTTFNGIVSLEDFFPTLVAAAGNTQVKDELLKGKNVNGITYKVHLDGYNQLPYFTGKVQESPRREFAYWSDDGDLMALRYDKFKYHFNVQENETGLDIWRKPLTKLRVPFMYDLSIDPFERGDTGIGYGQWMYERSYMMVPAMTKVGEMMATFKEFPPRMASGSFVPK; from the coding sequence ATGAGTACAGACAAATACTTACGGCCAAATCAGTTTGCGCTGAATGCATGTACCTTAGCGCTGGGGATGGCATCGACATCGGTTTTTGCGGCGGATAAGCCTAATATTCTGGTGATCTTTGGTGACGATGTGGGTTACTGGAACTTAAGTAGCTACAACCAGGGGATGATGGCCTATAGCACGCCAAACATTGATACCATCGCCGCCGAAGGCGCTAAGTTTACCAACTTCTATGCCCAGCAAAGCTCAACCGCGGGGCGCAGTGCCTTTATCACCGGCCAAATGCCAAAGCGTACTGGCCTGACTAAGGTTGGTATGCCGGGGGCGAAGGAAGGGATTAATGATAAAGACCCGACCATTGCCACTATTCTTAAGGAACTGGGCTACGCCACAGGCCAATTTGGTAAGAACCACTTAGGCGATCGCGATGAGCATTTGCCGACTAACCATGGATTCGATGAGTTCTTCGGTAACCTCTATCACTTAAATGCCGAGGAAGAGCCTGAGCACGTTGATTATCCTAAGGATCCAGCGTTTCGTAAGCGCTTTGGCCCCCGCGGTGTTATTCACTCCTACGCCGACGGCAAGATTGAAGATACCGGCGCCTTAACCCGTAAGCGGATGGAAACCGTGGATGGTGAGTTTCTCGATGCCGCCGAAGGCTTTATTGAGAAGCAAGTAAAGGCGAAAAAGCCTTTCTTCACTTGGTTTAATACCACTCGCATGCACAACATGACCCATGTTCCACCTGAGTATCTGGGTAAGACGGGGGCGGGTTTCTACGCCGATGGCGTGAAGCAACACGACGATCAAATTGGTCATTTACTGAAGAAAATTAAAGAGCTGGGTATCGCCGATAACACTATTATCCTCTACACCACGGATAATGGCCCGATGATCAATACCTGGCCCGATGCGGGGATGACACCGTTCCGCAGTGAGAAGAATACCGGCTGGGAAGGCGGCTTCCGTGTGCCTGCGCTGATCAAATGGCCGGGGCATATCCAGCCTAACACGACTTTTAACGGCATTGTATCGTTGGAGGATTTCTTCCCAACTTTAGTGGCGGCTGCAGGTAATACCCAAGTTAAAGATGAACTGCTCAAGGGTAAAAATGTCAATGGCATTACCTATAAAGTGCACCTAGACGGTTATAACCAACTGCCTTATTTCACGGGTAAAGTGCAGGAATCGCCACGCCGTGAATTTGCCTATTGGAGTGACGATGGTGACTTGATGGCATTGCGTTACGACAAGTTTAAGTATCACTTCAATGTGCAGGAAAATGAAACCGGATTGGATATCTGGCGTAAACCCCTGACTAAGCTGCGTGTCCCTTTTATGTATGATCTGAGTATCGACCCGTTCGAGCGCGGTGATACTGGCATTGGTTACGGCCAGTGGATGTACGAACGTTCCTACATGATGGTACCTGCGATGACTAAGGTTGGCGAAATGATGGCGACCTTTAAAGAATTCCCGCCACGTATGGCATCGGGTTCCTTCGTTCCTAAGTAA
- a CDS encoding HipA domain-containing protein — MNNPTMLTLEMYLGDLLIGELSFDSATDTFAVQYTDKWQQIGFPISPMLPLDGSGSSNQISMFLVNLLPENRGLDYLIESLGVSRGNTFALIRAIGLDTAGAVAFVPKGTQLPATHLRPIAESEIIQRIEDPDIWPMEVWDGKPRLSVAGVQPKLNLFDDGKVFAFAEGGLSSTHILKFEKFRHLVINEFMTMRLAKAIGMNVAHVDIVQFGHHKVLSVTRFDRVYRQDEGRVLRRHIVDCCQALGFSVSKKYERNFGSGRDVKNIREGVSFNRLFSLAGQCSNPVAAKQDMLQWALFNLLSGNADAHGKNYSFFMLPKGMEPTPWYDLVNVAMYPEFEQELAMAIDDEFDPNKIFAYQLGAFAEDLGLPRNLLISNLTKLASKIPQVLDEVISMLPALDDAETAFVAQYKESLLARCDYYLGIVKEVKDIEV; from the coding sequence ATGAATAACCCGACCATGCTCACGCTGGAAATGTACCTCGGTGATCTACTTATCGGGGAATTATCATTTGATTCAGCGACAGACACATTCGCCGTGCAGTACACCGATAAGTGGCAGCAGATAGGTTTCCCAATATCTCCGATGCTCCCCTTAGACGGCAGTGGTTCAAGTAATCAGATATCGATGTTTTTGGTTAACCTATTACCAGAAAATAGAGGCTTAGATTATTTAATCGAATCGCTTGGAGTATCGAGGGGGAATACTTTTGCCTTAATACGAGCTATCGGCTTAGATACCGCGGGTGCTGTGGCTTTTGTGCCTAAGGGAACCCAGCTTCCTGCAACACATTTACGGCCAATAGCCGAGAGTGAAATTATCCAGCGAATTGAAGATCCTGATATCTGGCCGATGGAGGTGTGGGATGGTAAACCAAGGTTGTCGGTTGCAGGCGTTCAACCTAAGTTGAATCTATTTGATGACGGTAAAGTATTTGCATTTGCCGAAGGGGGGCTTTCCTCTACCCATATTTTAAAATTCGAAAAATTTCGCCACTTAGTCATCAATGAATTTATGACGATGCGCTTAGCTAAAGCGATTGGGATGAATGTGGCTCATGTTGATATCGTCCAGTTTGGTCATCACAAAGTACTCAGTGTTACACGTTTCGATCGAGTTTATCGCCAAGATGAAGGGCGAGTGCTGAGAAGGCACATTGTGGATTGTTGCCAAGCGCTTGGTTTTAGCGTCAGTAAAAAATATGAGCGTAATTTTGGTTCGGGGCGTGATGTTAAGAATATTCGCGAAGGGGTTAGCTTTAACAGGCTGTTTAGTTTAGCGGGGCAATGTAGCAATCCCGTCGCCGCAAAACAGGATATGTTGCAATGGGCTTTGTTCAACTTACTCAGTGGCAACGCCGATGCCCATGGTAAAAACTACTCATTCTTTATGCTGCCCAAAGGGATGGAGCCGACGCCTTGGTATGATTTAGTCAATGTGGCCATGTATCCAGAATTCGAGCAGGAACTGGCTATGGCTATTGATGACGAATTTGATCCCAATAAGATTTTTGCCTATCAACTCGGGGCATTTGCTGAGGATCTTGGCTTACCAAGGAACCTATTAATCAGTAATTTAACTAAGTTAGCGAGTAAAATTCCTCAAGTTTTGGATGAAGTGATCTCTATGCTGCCTGCACTTGATGATGCTGAAACGGCATTTGTGGCTCAATACAAGGAATCACTACTTGCAAGGTGCGACTATTACCTCGGTATTGTTAAAGAGGTAAAAGACATAGAAGTATGA
- a CDS encoding arylsulfatase, translated as MNTGKQNRSNKFVLNACTLAMGAASLSAYAADKPNILVIFGDDVGYWNLSTYNNGMLAYSTPNIDSIAAEGAKFTNFYAQQSSTAGRSAFITGQMPKRTGLSKVGMPGAPEGITEKDPTIATMLKDLGYATGQFGKNHLGDRDEHLPTNHGFDEFFGNLYHLNAEEEPENVDYPKDPAFRKKFGPRGVIHSYADGKIEDTGPLTRKRMETVDGEFLDAAEGFIEKQVKAGKPFFTWFNTTRMHNYTHVPDSYAGKTGAGFYADGMKQHDDEVGKLLKKIKDLGIDDNTIIIYTSDNGPMVDMWPDAGVTPFRSEKNTGWEGAFRVPAMMKWPGQIKPGTTKNGIASLEDFFPTLLAAAGNDKVKDELLKGKKANGMSYKVHLDGYNQLPYVTDKAQESARKEFVYWSDDGDLLAIRYNQFKFHFMIQEHETGFDVWRQPFTKLRVPLIFDLSVDPFERGDKGMGYDTWMYERAFLLGPAIAKVAEINETFKEFPPRMEAGSFVPK; from the coding sequence ATGAATACAGGAAAGCAAAATCGCTCTAATAAGTTTGTGCTCAATGCGTGCACGCTTGCGATGGGCGCCGCGTCACTCTCTGCGTACGCAGCAGATAAACCCAATATCCTAGTGATATTTGGTGATGATGTGGGTTACTGGAACTTAAGCACCTACAACAATGGTATGTTGGCCTACAGTACGCCTAACATCGATAGCATTGCGGCAGAGGGGGCCAAGTTTACAAACTTTTATGCTCAGCAAAGCTCAACCGCGGGCCGCAGTGCCTTTATTACTGGCCAAATGCCAAAGCGTACAGGCTTGAGTAAAGTCGGTATGCCCGGCGCACCTGAAGGGATTACTGAGAAGGATCCCACCATTGCCACCATGCTAAAAGACTTAGGTTATGCCACGGGGCAATTTGGTAAAAACCATTTGGGGGATCGTGACGAGCATCTACCCACTAACCATGGTTTCGATGAGTTCTTCGGTAACTTGTATCACTTAAATGCCGAAGAAGAACCTGAGAACGTGGATTATCCAAAGGATCCGGCGTTCCGTAAAAAATTTGGTCCCCGCGGTGTGATCCATTCCTATGCCGACGGCAAAATTGAAGATACGGGTCCATTGACTCGCAAGCGTATGGAAACCGTGGATGGCGAGTTCCTCGATGCCGCTGAAGGTTTTATCGAGAAACAAGTGAAAGCGGGTAAACCTTTCTTCACTTGGTTTAACACCACCCGTATGCACAACTACACCCATGTACCAGACTCCTATGCAGGTAAAACGGGAGCCGGTTTCTATGCCGATGGGATGAAGCAGCACGATGACGAGGTCGGGAAATTACTTAAAAAAATTAAAGATCTGGGTATCGATGATAACACTATCATTATTTATACCTCGGACAACGGACCCATGGTCGATATGTGGCCTGATGCGGGTGTAACTCCGTTCCGCAGTGAGAAAAACACTGGCTGGGAAGGGGCATTCCGAGTGCCTGCCATGATGAAATGGCCGGGACAAATCAAACCTGGGACGACTAAAAATGGCATTGCTTCCCTAGAAGACTTTTTCCCAACATTGCTTGCGGCCGCCGGTAATGACAAAGTGAAAGATGAGTTGTTAAAGGGTAAGAAGGCCAATGGCATGTCATATAAAGTGCACTTGGACGGTTATAACCAACTGCCTTATGTAACCGATAAAGCGCAAGAGTCTGCTCGTAAAGAGTTTGTTTATTGGAGCGATGATGGTGACTTGCTTGCTATACGATATAACCAATTCAAATTCCATTTCATGATCCAAGAACATGAAACGGGCTTTGATGTTTGGCGTCAGCCTTTTACTAAGTTGCGTGTACCTTTGATTTTCGATCTCAGCGTCGATCCGTTTGAGAGAGGCGATAAGGGGATGGGATACGACACTTGGATGTACGAGCGAGCGTTCTTGTTAGGGCCTGCTATAGCTAAGGTGGCTGAAATAAATGAGACCTTTAAAGAGTTCCCACCGCGTATGGAAGCTGGTAGCTTTGTACCTAAGTAG
- a CDS encoding helix-turn-helix transcriptional regulator, with amino-acid sequence MSSPLNQQSLGLLIKERRKQASLTQDVAAMLCGVTKKTLIRVEKGEDVYISTVFKIINGLGINIISEQTSALDANGWY; translated from the coding sequence ATGTCCTCACCGTTAAATCAGCAATCTTTAGGTTTGTTAATCAAAGAGCGCAGAAAACAAGCTTCTCTTACTCAAGATGTGGCGGCGATGCTCTGCGGCGTGACGAAAAAGACCTTAATTCGTGTAGAGAAAGGTGAAGACGTTTACATCTCAACCGTCTTTAAAATCATCAATGGTCTGGGTATTAACATCATTTCAGAACAGACCAGCGCTTTAGATGCTAATGGTTGGTATTAA
- the groL gene encoding chaperonin GroEL (60 kDa chaperone family; promotes refolding of misfolded polypeptides especially under stressful conditions; forms two stacked rings of heptamers to form a barrel-shaped 14mer; ends can be capped by GroES; misfolded proteins enter the barrel where they are refolded when GroES binds): protein MAAKEVLFGNDVRVKMLAGVNVLANAVKVTLGPKGRNVVLDKSFGAPLITKDGVSVAKEIELEDKFENMGAQMVKEVASKANDAAGDGTTTATVLAQAIVTEGLKAVAAGMNPMDLKRGIDKAVAAAVIELKSLSQECADSKAIAQVGTISANSDESIGEIIATAMERVGKEGVITVEEGQALENELDVVEGMQFDRGYLSPYFINKPETGSVELDHPFVLLVDKKISNIRELLPILEGLAKTGKPLLIVAEDVEGEALATLVVNNMRGIVKVAAVKAPGFGDRRKAMLQDMAILTGGTVIAEEIGLELEKATLEDLGTAKRVVITKDNTTIIDGSGEQVQIEARVAQIKQQIEESTSDYDKEKLQERMAKLAGGVAVIKVGAATEVEMKEKKARVDDALHATRAAVEEGVVAGGGVALVRVASKIANVEVANEDQKHGVVIALRAMEAPLRQIATNAGEEASVVANNVKNGTGNYGYNAGNDTYGDMLEMGILDPTKVTRSALQFAASIAGLMITTEAMVAELPKADAPDMGGMGGMGGMGGMM from the coding sequence ATGGCAGCTAAAGAAGTATTATTTGGCAATGACGTTCGCGTAAAAATGCTAGCAGGCGTAAACGTTCTGGCTAACGCGGTTAAAGTGACCTTAGGTCCTAAGGGCCGTAACGTAGTATTAGATAAGAGCTTTGGTGCACCGCTTATCACCAAAGACGGTGTATCTGTCGCGAAAGAAATCGAATTAGAAGACAAATTCGAAAACATGGGCGCGCAAATGGTGAAAGAAGTTGCTTCTAAAGCCAACGACGCGGCCGGTGACGGTACCACTACTGCAACCGTTCTGGCGCAAGCCATTGTAACTGAAGGCTTAAAAGCCGTTGCAGCGGGTATGAACCCAATGGATCTGAAGCGCGGTATAGACAAAGCCGTTGCTGCTGCCGTTATCGAGCTGAAAAGCCTGTCACAGGAATGTGCCGACTCTAAAGCTATCGCTCAAGTAGGTACCATTTCAGCTAACTCTGACGAATCTATCGGTGAAATCATCGCAACTGCGATGGAGCGCGTAGGTAAAGAAGGCGTTATCACCGTTGAAGAAGGTCAAGCGCTGGAAAACGAACTGGACGTGGTTGAAGGTATGCAGTTCGACCGTGGTTACCTGTCGCCATACTTCATCAACAAGCCAGAAACTGGCAGCGTTGAGTTAGATCACCCATTCGTGCTGTTAGTTGATAAGAAAATCTCTAACATTCGCGAACTGTTACCAATCCTCGAAGGTCTGGCAAAAACCGGTAAGCCACTGCTTATCGTTGCCGAAGACGTTGAAGGCGAAGCATTAGCCACTCTAGTTGTGAACAACATGCGCGGTATCGTGAAAGTGGCTGCGGTTAAAGCACCAGGTTTCGGTGACCGTCGTAAAGCTATGCTGCAAGATATGGCGATTCTGACTGGCGGTACTGTTATCGCTGAAGAAATCGGCCTAGAGCTTGAAAAAGCGACTTTAGAAGATCTAGGTACTGCTAAGCGTGTTGTGATCACGAAAGATAACACTACCATCATCGACGGTAGCGGCGAGCAAGTACAAATCGAAGCCCGCGTTGCGCAAATCAAGCAACAAATCGAAGAATCAACGTCAGACTACGACAAAGAGAAACTGCAAGAGCGTATGGCGAAACTCGCTGGCGGTGTTGCGGTAATCAAAGTCGGTGCTGCGACTGAAGTTGAAATGAAAGAGAAAAAAGCCCGTGTAGACGACGCCCTGCATGCAACTCGCGCTGCGGTTGAAGAAGGCGTAGTTGCGGGTGGTGGTGTAGCTCTGGTTCGTGTAGCGTCTAAGATTGCTAACGTTGAAGTGGCTAACGAAGATCAAAAACACGGTGTGGTTATCGCCCTGCGCGCAATGGAAGCTCCACTGCGTCAAATCGCGACCAACGCCGGTGAAGAAGCGTCAGTTGTGGCTAACAACGTTAAAAACGGCACAGGTAACTACGGTTACAACGCCGGTAACGACACTTACGGTGACATGTTAGAAATGGGTATCCTTGACCCAACTAAAGTGACCCGTAGCGCGCTGCAATTCGCGGCTTCTATCGCAGGTCTGATGATTACTACCGAAGCTATGGTAGCTGAGCTGCCAAAGGCTGATGCGCCAGATATGGGCGGTATGGGTGGTATGGGTGGCATGGGCGGTATGATGTAA
- a CDS encoding LysR family transcriptional regulator → MDLNLVRTFLVVAECQSYTKAAERLSLTQPAISSAIKRLEAQYGQNLFVKQGRGIELTTKGHQLQPAFREALSIIENAMHTRKHFNVYCNESLINVLVDIDNISLQESPAEKSQLFDHLRAQKTDLIVDIILTKDNSFIVEEILQDPLTVICRKGHPRIANTLTKEQFYAEDHVFYNGTWERVRGFELFASEPIEERKMALTCSSIASIAMNVSQSDSIAVISRSFANRWAEKLGLQVLECPIKTEGIPYHLVYHKRELKNPIHQQIRDEIKRAIRALHHLS, encoded by the coding sequence ATGGACCTAAATCTAGTACGTACATTTTTAGTTGTGGCCGAGTGTCAGTCCTATACCAAGGCCGCCGAACGCTTAAGTCTCACTCAGCCCGCCATCAGTTCGGCCATTAAACGCCTAGAAGCTCAATACGGACAAAATCTATTTGTAAAACAAGGACGTGGTATTGAGCTAACGACAAAAGGACATCAATTGCAGCCCGCCTTCCGTGAGGCCCTAAGCATCATCGAAAATGCGATGCATACCCGTAAGCACTTCAACGTGTACTGCAATGAATCGTTAATCAATGTGCTGGTCGATATAGATAACATCAGTCTACAGGAATCCCCAGCCGAGAAGAGCCAGCTTTTCGATCACCTACGAGCGCAAAAGACCGACCTGATTGTCGATATCATACTCACCAAGGACAACTCCTTTATTGTTGAAGAAATCCTTCAAGATCCGCTCACTGTAATTTGCCGCAAGGGTCATCCTCGTATCGCCAATACCTTGACCAAAGAGCAGTTTTACGCCGAAGACCATGTGTTCTATAACGGCACATGGGAAAGGGTACGCGGCTTTGAACTCTTCGCCAGCGAACCGATTGAAGAGCGCAAAATGGCGCTCACTTGCAGTTCTATCGCCAGTATCGCGATGAATGTATCCCAGAGTGATTCCATCGCCGTCATCTCCCGCTCCTTCGCCAATCGCTGGGCAGAGAAGCTCGGCCTTCAAGTACTCGAATGTCCGATTAAGACTGAGGGTATCCCTTACCATTTGGTTTACCATAAGCGGGAGCTTAAGAATCCGATTCATCAACAAATTAGAGATGAGATTAAAAGGGCTATCAGGGCCTTACATCATTTAAGTTAA
- a CDS encoding MATE family efflux transporter, translated as MQDRHGLLSEPIGRVLLNMSLPNLIGIMTILGFSLADTFFISQLGTEALAAISFTFPITLIISSIAIGIGAGVSTNLGRLIGSGNPHLAKVFLFDALLLTFLLTASLAVLGSIFIKPIFSLLGANEVSLPLIHDYMHYWYFGVPFLVLILVGNQGLRSTGDTRSPAMIMALAAIINLILDPLLIFGIGPFPRLEIQGAAIATLISWVVALSLSGYLLIIKRKMLEWAALDIDRMMSNWGRLAHIAQPAALMNLINPLANGVIMAMLARIDHSAVAAFGAGTRLESVLLIAVMALSSSLMPFIAQNLGAGQHQRAKQALLLSLKFVFLFQTLLYIPLAFFAQPIAQLFSTDPEVLQWLSFYILVLPFAYGPLGIVIIFATALNAYHRPMSSLVINLCRLVLLMLPLAALGSYIDGVRGLLLALPLTNILMGIACYILAQRICEPAKVTTAESI; from the coding sequence ATGCAAGACAGACACGGGCTGCTTAGCGAACCGATTGGTCGTGTACTGCTCAACATGAGCCTCCCCAACCTGATTGGCATTATGACCATTCTGGGGTTTAGCCTTGCTGACACTTTTTTTATCAGTCAGTTAGGTACTGAAGCCTTAGCGGCAATCAGTTTTACGTTTCCGATTACCTTAATTATTTCCAGCATTGCCATTGGGATTGGCGCTGGAGTGTCGACTAACCTTGGCAGGCTGATTGGCTCAGGGAATCCCCATTTGGCAAAGGTATTTTTGTTCGACGCCCTGCTGCTGACTTTTTTGTTAACGGCAAGCCTTGCAGTGCTTGGCAGTATCTTTATTAAGCCGATTTTTAGTCTACTGGGCGCAAATGAGGTCAGTTTGCCACTGATCCATGACTACATGCATTATTGGTATTTTGGAGTGCCCTTTCTGGTGCTGATTTTGGTGGGTAACCAAGGATTGCGCTCGACCGGCGATACGCGATCCCCTGCAATGATCATGGCGCTGGCGGCGATCATTAACCTTATCCTCGACCCGTTGCTGATCTTTGGCATTGGTCCTTTCCCACGGCTCGAGATCCAAGGGGCGGCAATTGCGACCCTGATTTCTTGGGTAGTTGCCCTGTCACTATCGGGTTACCTTTTGATCATTAAGCGCAAAATGCTCGAATGGGCGGCGCTGGATATCGACCGCATGATGAGCAACTGGGGGAGACTTGCCCATATTGCCCAGCCTGCCGCCCTAATGAATTTAATCAATCCGCTAGCCAATGGGGTGATTATGGCGATGCTTGCTCGCATCGACCATAGCGCAGTCGCGGCCTTTGGTGCAGGTACTCGTTTAGAGTCGGTGTTACTGATTGCGGTCATGGCACTGTCCTCTAGCCTGATGCCCTTTATCGCCCAAAACCTTGGCGCAGGTCAGCATCAAAGGGCCAAGCAAGCACTGCTGTTGTCGCTGAAATTTGTCTTTTTATTCCAAACCTTGCTGTATATTCCGTTGGCATTTTTTGCCCAACCCATCGCCCAATTATTCAGTACCGACCCAGAGGTACTTCAGTGGTTAAGCTTTTATATTCTGGTATTGCCCTTTGCCTATGGCCCCCTTGGGATAGTGATTATCTTTGCCACGGCGCTCAATGCCTATCACAGACCCATGAGCTCACTCGTGATTAACCTCTGCCGCTTAGTGCTATTAATGCTGCCGTTAGCGGCGTTAGGCTCTTATATCGATGGGGTCAGGGGCTTGCTGTTGGCACTGCCGCTGACCAATATCTTGATGGGAATTGCCTGTTATATCTTAGCCCAGCGAATTTGCGAGCCCGCAAAGGTCACTACCGCTGAATCGATTTGA
- a CDS encoding co-chaperone GroES, with translation MNIRPLHDRVIVKRLEVESTSAGGIVLTGSAAEKSTRGEVLAVGNGRILENGSVRPLDVKVGDVVIFSEGYGVKKEKIDGQEVLILSEADLMAIVG, from the coding sequence ATGAATATTCGTCCATTACATGACCGCGTAATCGTTAAGCGTTTAGAAGTGGAATCCACTTCTGCAGGCGGCATCGTGCTGACTGGCAGCGCGGCTGAAAAATCGACCCGTGGTGAAGTGCTTGCCGTTGGCAATGGCCGCATTTTAGAAAACGGCTCAGTGCGTCCACTGGATGTGAAAGTGGGTGATGTGGTGATCTTCAGCGAAGGTTACGGCGTGAAGAAAGAAAAAATTGACGGTCAAGAAGTCTTGATCCTGTCAGAAGCTGACCTGATGGCAATCGTAGGTTAA
- a CDS encoding nuclease-related domain-containing protein, giving the protein MILKTKSLQNTQTPQTIAGQKQEQDVAFYLRRAFKDHPDVLVINDFRFSFNGETAQIDHLIIYTYGFVLIESKSIKGHVDVNHQGEWTRSHGHKWFGMPSPIKQVELQQALLKELLKEHRSEILGKLLGIKQQGFGMRCWDHLCAVSSDAVINRDTMPSAISEQLVKTEFLVEKLEKIMNLKSKLMRIVNVIETRPDFNQEELNSIANFLINQHIEINQLSAEHQLEEARKHFVNNAVDEAKYLHEQSANQNILSCKYCGESTNYTPMYGKFGYYIKCNVCTKNTPMKQACPQCQSKNIKIQKRNQHYTLTCQDCSHSALII; this is encoded by the coding sequence ATGATTTTAAAGACCAAATCGCTTCAAAATACCCAAACACCACAAACGATTGCTGGGCAGAAACAAGAACAAGATGTTGCTTTCTATCTACGCAGAGCCTTCAAAGATCATCCTGATGTGTTAGTCATCAATGATTTCCGTTTCAGTTTTAATGGTGAAACTGCGCAAATCGATCACCTAATTATTTATACCTATGGTTTTGTATTAATTGAGTCTAAGAGCATCAAGGGTCATGTTGATGTTAATCACCAAGGGGAGTGGACTCGCAGTCATGGGCATAAGTGGTTTGGTATGCCATCTCCGATTAAGCAAGTCGAGCTTCAGCAAGCTCTGCTAAAAGAACTGTTGAAAGAACATCGAAGTGAAATTCTCGGTAAATTACTTGGTATAAAACAGCAAGGATTTGGAATGCGTTGCTGGGATCATTTATGTGCCGTTTCTAGTGATGCCGTCATAAACAGAGATACGATGCCATCAGCGATTTCTGAGCAGTTAGTTAAAACAGAATTTTTAGTCGAAAAGCTTGAAAAGATTATGAATCTTAAAAGTAAGCTCATGCGCATTGTAAATGTTATCGAAACTCGCCCTGACTTTAATCAAGAAGAGCTGAATTCAATTGCTAACTTTCTAATAAATCAGCATATAGAGATAAATCAGTTATCTGCAGAACACCAGCTAGAAGAAGCTAGAAAGCACTTTGTAAATAATGCAGTAGATGAGGCTAAGTACCTGCATGAGCAATCAGCGAACCAAAACATACTCAGTTGTAAGTATTGTGGTGAATCTACAAATTACACACCAATGTATGGAAAGTTTGGTTACTACATAAAATGCAATGTATGCACTAAAAACACGCCAATGAAGCAAGCTTGCCCTCAGTGTCAAAGCAAAAACATCAAAATTCAGAAACGTAATCAACACTATACTCTTACCTGCCAAGACTGCAGTCATAGCGCGTTGATCATCTAG